In Bosea vestrisii, the following are encoded in one genomic region:
- the sdhD gene encoding succinate dehydrogenase, hydrophobic membrane anchor protein, producing the protein MLSNSSMRTPLGRVRGLGSAKSGTGHFWLQRVTAVANVILTLAFLCIVISLIGKPYAVAVATLGKPYVAILMLLFTVSGAVHMRLGMQVIIEDYVQHEVLKILAVMANTFFAIAVGAACAFALLKISFGG; encoded by the coding sequence ATGCTCTCCAACTCCTCGATGCGCACTCCGCTTGGCCGCGTTCGCGGTCTCGGTTCGGCCAAGTCCGGCACCGGCCATTTCTGGCTGCAACGCGTCACCGCCGTCGCCAACGTCATCCTGACGCTCGCCTTCCTGTGCATCGTCATCTCGTTGATCGGCAAGCCCTACGCCGTCGCCGTCGCGACGCTCGGCAAGCCTTATGTCGCGATCCTGATGTTGCTCTTCACCGTCTCCGGCGCGGTTCATATGCGCCTCGGCATGCAGGTCATCATCGAGGACTATGTCCAGCACGAGGTGCTGAAGATCCTCGCCGTGATGGCCAATACCTTCTTTGCGATTGCGGTTGGCGCCGCCTGCGCCTTCGCGCTCCTGAAGATCTCGTTCGGAGGCTGA
- the sdhC gene encoding succinate dehydrogenase, cytochrome b556 subunit — translation MAESRPAARPLSPHLQIYRWSWTMAMSIAHRVTGSALYGGTLLIALWLIAAASGPAAYETAQWIAGSILGRLVLFGYTFVLLHHMVGGLRHFVWDLGHGYEPQTRMNLAKYSVVVSGGLTVLVWIVALTR, via the coding sequence TTGGCCGAGTCCAGACCGGCGGCACGCCCGCTTTCCCCGCATCTGCAGATCTACCGCTGGTCCTGGACCATGGCGATGTCGATCGCCCACCGCGTTACCGGCTCGGCTCTCTATGGTGGCACGCTCCTGATCGCGCTCTGGCTCATCGCGGCCGCGTCCGGCCCCGCTGCCTACGAGACCGCCCAATGGATCGCCGGCTCCATCCTCGGCAGGCTCGTGCTGTTCGGCTACACCTTCGTGCTGCTGCACCACATGGTCGGCGGTCTCCGGCATTTCGTCTGGGATCTCGGCCATGGCTATGAGCCGCAGACCCGCATGAACCTGGCGAAGTACAGCGTCGTCGTCTCCGGCGGGCTCACTGTGCTCGTCTGGATCGTCGCCCTGACGCGCTGA
- a CDS encoding MaoC family dehydratase, translating into MSDTPSKTSTGRFFEDFRIGETIVHATPRTVTVGDVSLYTALYGPRFAVQSSDAFAKAIGYPAAPVDDLLVFHIVFGKTVPDISLNAVANLGYADGRFLKPVFPGDTLSTTSEVIGLKQTSGGDAGIVYVRSIGRNQHNEIVLSYARWVLVRKRQPGTPAAFEQVPELPKSVAPEALGEGCPPLQLAAYDDALAGSPFRWGDYQAGERIDHVDGMTVEEAEHQIATRLYQNTAKVHFDGYGARETRFGKRLIYGGHVISLARALSFNGLGNAFHIAAINAGRHVSPLFAGDTVFAWSEVLEAAEVPGREDVGALRLRLVATKNLPCNEHPLKHTDQYADGVVLDFDYWALLPC; encoded by the coding sequence ATGTCCGACACGCCCAGCAAGACCAGTACCGGCCGCTTCTTCGAGGATTTCCGAATTGGCGAGACGATCGTCCACGCGACACCGCGCACGGTCACGGTCGGCGATGTCTCGCTCTACACCGCGCTCTACGGGCCGCGCTTTGCGGTGCAATCCTCGGATGCCTTCGCCAAAGCGATCGGCTATCCGGCCGCTCCGGTCGACGATCTGCTCGTCTTCCACATTGTCTTCGGCAAGACCGTGCCGGACATCTCGCTCAATGCCGTCGCCAATCTCGGCTATGCCGATGGCCGCTTCCTGAAGCCGGTCTTTCCAGGCGATACGCTCTCGACGACGTCGGAGGTGATCGGGCTGAAACAGACCTCAGGCGGCGATGCGGGGATCGTCTATGTCCGCTCGATCGGCCGCAACCAGCACAATGAGATCGTGCTGAGCTATGCCCGCTGGGTGCTTGTGCGCAAGCGCCAGCCTGGTACGCCGGCAGCGTTCGAGCAGGTGCCGGAGCTACCGAAGAGCGTCGCGCCGGAGGCGCTGGGCGAGGGCTGCCCGCCACTCCAGCTTGCGGCCTATGATGACGCGCTCGCCGGCTCACCCTTCCGCTGGGGCGACTACCAGGCAGGCGAGCGCATCGACCATGTCGACGGTATGACCGTCGAGGAGGCCGAGCACCAGATCGCGACCCGGCTCTACCAGAACACCGCCAAGGTCCATTTCGACGGCTATGGCGCGCGCGAGACCCGCTTCGGCAAGCGCCTGATCTATGGCGGCCATGTCATCAGCCTGGCGCGGGCGCTCTCCTTCAATGGACTCGGCAACGCCTTTCACATCGCCGCGATCAATGCCGGACGCCATGTCTCGCCGCTGTTCGCCGGCGATACCGTCTTCGCCTGGAGCGAAGTGCTGGAGGCAGCCGAGGTTCCCGGGCGCGAGGATGTCGGGGCGCTGCGCCTGCGCCTCGTGGCGACCAAGAACCTGCCCTGCAACGAGCACCCGCTGAAGCACACCGACCAGTACGCCGACGGCGTGGTCCTCGACTTCGATTATTGGGCGCTGCTGCCGTGCTGA